A genomic segment from Nonomuraea helvata encodes:
- a CDS encoding universal stress protein yields the protein MTILIAYDGSEDAKAAIALAGEIMPGEPAVVLTVWERVAMTTARASAGLMMAVDQLGEEDKAVEEAMRELAHQGADLARQAGLDATPRCDVDSVAVWSTIVDVADEIDAKLIVTGTRGLGGLRSLLLGSTSDRVLHHAHRPMLVVPAPEKAT from the coding sequence ATGACCATCTTGATCGCGTACGACGGCTCGGAGGACGCCAAGGCGGCGATCGCCCTGGCTGGGGAGATCATGCCGGGGGAGCCCGCGGTCGTGCTGACCGTGTGGGAGCGGGTGGCGATGACCACGGCCAGAGCCTCCGCCGGGCTCATGATGGCGGTGGACCAGCTGGGCGAGGAGGACAAGGCGGTCGAGGAGGCGATGAGGGAGCTCGCCCACCAGGGCGCGGACCTGGCGCGCCAGGCCGGGCTGGACGCCACCCCGCGGTGCGACGTGGACTCCGTCGCCGTCTGGTCGACCATCGTGGACGTGGCGGACGAGATCGACGCCAAGCTCATCGTGACCGGCACCCGGGGGCTGGGCGGGCTGCGCTCGCTGCTGCTCGGCAGCACGTCCGACCGGGTGCTGCACCACGCACACCGGCCGATGCTGGTGGTGCCCGCGCCGGAGAAGGCCACGTAG
- a CDS encoding DUF998 domain-containing protein produces the protein MKELLVSGFAAIGTGSGAMLTLHAESGLDPLHSVISEYAFQPSGWLLPASLTLFAVGSALIAEALRRAGMSRWIVALLLVWGASMFLIGAFPTDRPGVPLSLSGGIHRYAAFAAFLVMPAAGMLLAKAKIRYARAVRVLSAVALGALLLVVVPYVVRMFGIPLTNDDIPAGLTQRMVVVTELGVLALAGLSMLTPLAQRSQGGSSPILA, from the coding sequence ATGAAGGAATTGCTTGTCAGTGGATTCGCGGCCATAGGCACCGGAAGCGGCGCCATGCTCACCTTGCACGCCGAATCCGGCCTCGACCCGTTGCACAGCGTCATCAGTGAGTACGCCTTCCAGCCGTCCGGCTGGCTGCTGCCCGCCTCGCTGACCCTGTTCGCGGTGGGCTCCGCGCTGATCGCCGAGGCGCTGCGCCGGGCCGGGATGAGCCGCTGGATCGTCGCGCTGCTGCTGGTGTGGGGGGCGAGCATGTTCCTGATCGGCGCCTTTCCCACCGACCGGCCGGGCGTGCCACTGTCGTTGTCCGGTGGCATTCACCGGTACGCCGCTTTCGCCGCTTTCCTGGTGATGCCCGCGGCGGGAATGTTGCTGGCCAAGGCGAAGATCAGGTACGCCAGGGCGGTGCGCGTCCTCAGCGCCGTGGCCCTGGGCGCCCTGCTGCTGGTCGTGGTCCCGTACGTGGTGCGGATGTTCGGCATCCCGCTGACCAACGACGACATCCCGGCCGGGCTGACCCAGCGGATGGTGGTCGTCACCGAGCTCGGCGTGCTGGCGCTGGCGGGGCTGTCGATGCTGACGCCGTTGGCTCAGCGCTCCCAGGGCGGTTCTTCGCCCATCTTGGCGTAG
- a CDS encoding MerR family transcriptional regulator, which yields MTIQEAAQRSGLSAHTLRYYERIGLIHSVGRDHNGHRDYAEEDLRWLEFLTRLRTTGMSIADMCRYAELRRMGKHTAGERRELLKLHRERVRSKIAELTEDLKVLDYKINRYGDMA from the coding sequence ATGACGATCCAGGAGGCCGCCCAGCGGTCCGGACTGAGCGCGCACACGCTGCGTTACTACGAGCGCATCGGGCTCATCCACTCCGTGGGCCGCGACCACAACGGGCACCGCGACTACGCGGAGGAGGACCTCCGGTGGCTGGAGTTCCTCACCAGGCTGCGGACCACCGGCATGTCGATCGCCGACATGTGCCGGTACGCGGAGCTGCGGCGCATGGGCAAGCACACCGCCGGCGAGCGGCGCGAACTGCTCAAGCTGCACCGTGAGCGGGTCAGGTCGAAGATCGCCGAGCTGACCGAGGACCTGAAGGTGCTCGACTACAAGATCAACCGTTACGGGGACATGGCATGA